One genomic segment of Leptospira sp. WS92.C1 includes these proteins:
- a CDS encoding YbaB/EbfC family nucleoid-associated protein produces the protein MFGNKLESMKQMNQMRVRMKKVEKDLMALSFEAKSKNDLVTCVSDGKLNIKDILIEDELLSKNDKKLLQKSIKQAVTRSLELAQKAAEERMGEFRGMIPGME, from the coding sequence ATGTTTGGAAACAAGTTAGAATCGATGAAGCAGATGAATCAGATGCGCGTGAGAATGAAAAAAGTGGAAAAAGATCTTATGGCGCTTTCCTTCGAAGCAAAGTCTAAAAACGATCTGGTTACTTGTGTCTCCGACGGAAAACTCAATATCAAAGATATCCTGATTGAAGACGAACTGCTCTCTAAAAACGATAAAAAACTTCTGCAAAAAAGTATCAAACAAGCGGTCACTCGTTCCTTAGAATTGGCTCAAAAAGCTGCAGAAGAAAGAATGGGGGAATTTCGAGGAATGATTCCCGGTATGGAATGA
- a CDS encoding glycosyltransferase family 87 protein: MQLKDRKTWIFAGTILFFSLLFITGISKVGNRSDFQDYYNASVRFTQGNNLYNLEQIDQILEKLQSGEIKIEELFTPKVFLQLKEMTEGLGSYIYPPTFAFLLIPISYLPYEVASGFFLSLNFLALLGSLYILSLRLDRKGNFIFFVILCLLNLRFIENHQNNNQVGLLLIFLILASVHTTKDWLSGLLLALAIVIKLTPGAFMLFFLLQKRYMAIVYTFVFAVFWIFLPCLYAPNFTIEMTLTWKKLILDSYLKSPLFRAWKNNQSLNATLAKYFLNYADVLNQTQLGYPIRELSEVVVKGMYYVLSLGLVIPFFKRVFAKRKIELALACIFVFSIIFSGISWVHAFVFLLVPSALLLDRIWSFFEDSILSFWKSNSDSFIRKSINSIWLLFEQDKVSFAFLLGSILILLCNRFVMGDETEKRLMMASYLLYFAIFQYVLLLLAAGDERETRKEVLSNQRLK, translated from the coding sequence ATGCAATTGAAAGACCGAAAGACCTGGATTTTTGCGGGAACTATTTTGTTTTTCTCCCTCCTCTTTATCACAGGAATTTCCAAAGTGGGAAATCGATCTGATTTTCAAGACTATTACAATGCCTCCGTTCGTTTTACCCAAGGAAACAATCTCTATAACCTGGAACAGATCGATCAAATTTTGGAAAAACTTCAATCCGGAGAAATCAAAATCGAAGAACTGTTTACTCCCAAGGTATTTCTTCAACTCAAGGAAATGACGGAAGGATTGGGTTCGTATATTTATCCTCCTACGTTTGCATTTTTACTGATTCCGATTTCGTATCTTCCGTACGAAGTTGCATCCGGTTTTTTTTTGAGTTTGAATTTTCTTGCTCTTCTCGGATCTCTTTACATTCTCTCTCTTCGTTTGGATCGAAAAGGGAATTTTATCTTTTTTGTGATTCTATGTTTACTTAATCTTAGATTTATCGAAAATCATCAGAACAACAATCAAGTCGGTCTGCTTCTTATCTTTCTAATTTTGGCTTCCGTTCATACGACAAAGGATTGGCTTTCCGGTCTGCTACTCGCGCTTGCGATCGTGATCAAATTGACTCCGGGCGCTTTTATGCTGTTCTTTCTTTTACAAAAACGTTATATGGCGATCGTTTATACGTTTGTATTTGCGGTGTTTTGGATTTTTTTGCCATGTTTATACGCCCCGAATTTTACGATTGAGATGACGTTGACATGGAAAAAATTGATTTTGGATAGTTATCTCAAGTCTCCTTTGTTCCGAGCTTGGAAAAACAATCAGAGTTTGAACGCGACACTGGCAAAGTATTTCCTCAACTACGCGGATGTTTTGAATCAAACTCAGCTTGGGTATCCGATTCGAGAATTGTCCGAGGTCGTAGTAAAAGGAATGTATTATGTTCTTTCTTTGGGTCTTGTGATTCCCTTTTTTAAAAGGGTTTTTGCAAAACGAAAGATCGAGCTCGCCCTCGCTTGTATTTTTGTTTTTTCGATCATCTTTAGCGGAATCTCTTGGGTCCATGCGTTTGTATTTCTTTTGGTCCCTTCCGCGCTTTTGCTTGATAGAATTTGGTCCTTTTTTGAGGATTCGATTCTATCTTTTTGGAAATCAAACTCGGATTCATTTATACGAAAGTCGATAAATTCCATTTGGCTTTTATTCGAGCAGGATAAGGTGAGTTTTGCGTTTTTACTCGGTTCGATTTTGATTCTTCTTTGCAATCGATTTGTGATGGGAGATGAAACGGAAAAAAGGTTGATGATGGCATCCTATCTTCTTTACTTTGCAATCTTTCAATACGTTCTGCTTTTGTTGGCGGCTGGAGACGAACGTGAAACTCGGAAAGAAGTCCTTTCGAATCAAAGACTGAAATGA
- a CDS encoding SGNH/GDSL hydrolase family protein, whose protein sequence is MKEYLAFLKDPKFWISVLILISLETGMQFGCYRPFLKKNSYAANVSRITGHVIDKQKEFDPDVLVVGTSVAYQGLSMPILNQELAPLNKKIQSIAIPGTELIVQDLAILKTLPHFKKVKTVIHVFEVTTPWVGQKILNLHTLAMISEFDRLQVYPKIYDFGYDVKADDLAYIGVKSIAYRRDIQDLILNPSKRTKDIGKRFKIENDNPWDYENSYKEKMSLYPMKDVADCIVKTNPANGQPIPEGSDRFHKKAIFDTCVLFNNPLLDAKEDAVTRQYFDRLKILHDEIRKIGKENGQEIEIIGVVAPYSQLIQDWRLAARDEVWKREFKRIHPENPVPLLDYQTFLDGPDNGDCYYDLIHLNQFGMKKLSYAFAKDLKEILSKEKK, encoded by the coding sequence ATGAAAGAATATCTTGCATTTTTGAAAGATCCTAAATTCTGGATTTCGGTTTTAATTCTGATCTCGCTCGAAACCGGAATGCAATTTGGTTGTTACAGACCTTTTTTAAAAAAGAATTCCTATGCAGCTAACGTATCCCGGATCACAGGTCACGTCATCGACAAACAAAAGGAATTTGATCCCGACGTTCTTGTAGTCGGAACCTCGGTCGCATATCAGGGTTTATCCATGCCGATCTTAAATCAAGAATTGGCTCCCTTAAATAAAAAGATCCAATCCATTGCGATTCCAGGAACAGAGCTGATTGTCCAGGATCTCGCGATTTTAAAAACCCTTCCTCATTTTAAAAAAGTCAAAACGGTAATTCACGTTTTCGAAGTCACAACTCCTTGGGTGGGTCAAAAAATTCTCAATCTTCATACGTTAGCGATGATTTCAGAGTTTGATCGTTTACAGGTATATCCGAAAATCTACGATTTCGGTTACGATGTAAAGGCGGACGATCTCGCTTATATCGGAGTGAAGTCGATCGCTTATAGAAGAGACATTCAGGATCTGATTTTAAATCCTTCGAAAAGAACTAAGGATATCGGGAAACGTTTTAAAATCGAAAACGACAACCCTTGGGATTATGAGAATTCTTATAAAGAAAAGATGAGTTTATATCCGATGAAGGACGTCGCGGATTGTATCGTAAAAACAAATCCTGCGAACGGCCAACCGATTCCCGAAGGTTCGGATCGATTTCATAAAAAGGCGATTTTTGATACCTGCGTTTTATTCAACAATCCTCTATTGGATGCAAAAGAAGACGCAGTCACAAGACAGTATTTTGACCGTCTCAAGATTCTTCACGATGAGATTCGAAAAATCGGAAAAGAAAACGGACAAGAGATTGAAATCATAGGAGTTGTGGCTCCTTACAGTCAGCTCATTCAAGATTGGAGACTTGCGGCAAGAGACGAGGTTTGGAAAAGAGAATTTAAAAGAATTCATCCCGAAAACCCCGTCCCTCTTTTGGACTATCAGACTTTTCTCGACGGTCCCGATAACGGAGATTGTTATTATGATTTAATTCATCTCAATCAATTCGGAATGAAAAAACTGTCGTATGCTTTTGCGAAAGATTTGAAAGAAATCTTAAGTAAGGAAAAGAAATGA
- the queA gene encoding tRNA preQ1(34) S-adenosylmethionine ribosyltransferase-isomerase QueA, whose product MLFSDLGEFEFELPEERIARYPTIHRDESKLMVLNVVSGTIQSTPSFKNLIQYLREGDVLVANHTKVSKRRVYLKALYRTHEAVFLEEKDELWKCKIRNSRKLKTGDRLTDQKTKLLSFVVKKKEGEFVFLKSDSRLNEENFDQIGEIPIPPYLKREANPEDEIRYQTLFAKTPGSVAAPTAGLHFSEALFKTLEEKRISICTLELTVGYGTFQPLTEENFINRKLHREEFFLEEKIVKILNTAKKENRRIFSIGTTTLRALESSFDKNTNSFRAGPGATELFVQPEDRLYSCEGLITNFHLPGSSLLLLVSAFGGKDLTLKAYQKAIQEKYRFYSYGDAMLILRYDLQSNQDKSF is encoded by the coding sequence ATGTTGTTTTCAGATCTCGGTGAGTTTGAATTTGAATTGCCCGAGGAAAGGATCGCAAGATACCCGACCATTCATCGTGATGAAAGCAAACTCATGGTTCTCAATGTTGTTTCGGGAACAATCCAATCGACTCCTTCTTTTAAAAACTTAATCCAGTATCTGCGGGAAGGGGATGTTTTAGTCGCCAATCACACAAAGGTCAGTAAACGCAGAGTATATCTTAAGGCTCTCTATCGAACTCACGAGGCCGTGTTTTTAGAGGAAAAAGACGAACTCTGGAAATGCAAAATTCGAAACTCCAGAAAACTAAAAACGGGAGATCGCCTAACGGATCAAAAAACAAAACTTCTTTCTTTCGTTGTGAAAAAAAAAGAAGGGGAATTCGTTTTTTTAAAATCAGATTCAAGATTAAACGAAGAAAACTTTGATCAGATCGGAGAGATTCCGATTCCTCCCTATCTCAAACGAGAAGCAAATCCAGAAGACGAAATCCGATATCAAACCTTGTTTGCAAAAACTCCCGGTTCTGTCGCGGCGCCCACCGCGGGTCTTCATTTCTCAGAAGCTCTTTTCAAAACCTTAGAAGAAAAACGAATTTCGATTTGCACCTTAGAGCTTACAGTCGGATATGGAACCTTTCAACCTCTGACCGAGGAGAATTTTATAAATCGCAAACTACATCGGGAGGAATTTTTTCTCGAGGAAAAAATCGTAAAGATTCTGAATACGGCCAAAAAAGAAAATCGTAGAATTTTCTCGATCGGAACTACCACTCTCAGAGCTTTAGAATCCTCTTTTGACAAAAATACGAATTCGTTTCGGGCCGGTCCGGGTGCAACCGAACTTTTTGTGCAGCCGGAGGATCGTCTCTACAGCTGCGAGGGATTGATCACGAATTTTCATCTCCCGGGTTCCAGTCTTTTATTGCTCGTATCCGCGTTCGGCGGAAAGGATCTTACCTTGAAAGCGTATCAAAAAGCCATCCAGGAAAAATATAGATTTTATTCGTACGGAGACGCAATGCTCATCCTTCGATACGATCTACAGTCTAATCAGGATAAGTCCTTCTGA
- a CDS encoding leucine-rich repeat domain-containing protein produces MNLKRIPFFLFVFFIFSCSILKTESVSGRIPIYSKEGKILRYYPYQIRWIGFGEDEFPDTARLTDFRNLVSLEILHPEFQNLEELTSLKTIGFLNLNGTKVKDLSPLRKLPVLHSLYLNQTDVNETDLIRYPQIDQLTKLGLYKTKIKNLSFIGSECKLRQLDIRNTEVSSLEPIANCRSLLELRIGKTNIREIKSIYEIKDLRYLEWTGSDLSKEELDWIRMQLPHLKLIPIHPGSF; encoded by the coding sequence ATGAATCTGAAACGGATCCCTTTTTTTCTCTTTGTGTTTTTTATTTTTTCCTGTTCGATTTTGAAAACGGAATCCGTTTCCGGAAGAATTCCGATCTATTCTAAAGAAGGAAAGATTCTCAGATACTATCCGTATCAGATACGATGGATCGGTTTTGGGGAAGATGAATTTCCGGATACCGCGAGGCTTACCGATTTTAGAAATCTTGTTTCGTTGGAGATCCTACATCCGGAATTTCAGAATTTAGAAGAACTTACTTCCTTAAAAACGATTGGATTTTTAAACCTGAACGGTACCAAGGTAAAGGACCTTTCACCTCTGCGCAAACTTCCAGTCTTGCACAGCCTTTATCTCAACCAAACCGATGTGAATGAAACGGATCTGATTCGTTATCCGCAGATCGACCAGCTTACAAAACTGGGTCTTTACAAAACTAAAATCAAAAATTTGTCTTTTATCGGTTCGGAATGCAAATTGAGACAGCTGGACATTCGGAATACGGAGGTTTCTTCTCTGGAACCGATCGCAAACTGTAGAAGTTTATTGGAGCTTCGGATCGGAAAAACGAATATTAGAGAAATTAAATCTATTTACGAAATAAAAGATCTCAGATATTTGGAATGGACCGGTTCCGACTTGTCCAAGGAAGAATTGGATTGGATTCGAATGCAACTTCCTCATCTCAAACTGATCCCGATCCATCCAGGATCCTTTTGA
- a CDS encoding HmuY family protein: MNCIPNFKLLWKQILIGFGMILLSCARQNPAIDENELAVRQSILALQKQIEESLSSRVLSTVPNGDGSYTTSVRAVSYDVWIKFSFSNLQQALVPDSASGWDVGFQRFKLQTNSGLTNISGNGGACETNPVITDFNIAAASSSTALGCTDANFSPDTNVSELAAGGVQTNYIGSDVLNKWFHYSLAFLQPNHRIFVIRSNTGNEYYIFQVTGYYSPEGTSAYPTVRWKQIPY, encoded by the coding sequence ATGAATTGCATCCCGAATTTCAAACTACTTTGGAAACAAATTCTGATTGGATTCGGGATGATTCTGCTTTCTTGCGCGAGACAAAATCCAGCGATAGACGAAAACGAACTTGCCGTTCGTCAATCGATTCTCGCTTTGCAAAAACAAATCGAAGAGTCCCTCTCTTCAAGAGTTCTTTCGACCGTCCCAAACGGAGACGGTTCTTATACCACAAGCGTTAGAGCGGTTTCGTATGACGTATGGATCAAATTCAGTTTTTCTAATTTACAACAGGCTCTTGTTCCGGATTCCGCTTCCGGTTGGGACGTGGGTTTTCAAAGATTCAAATTACAAACCAACAGCGGACTTACCAATATTTCCGGAAACGGCGGAGCTTGCGAAACCAATCCGGTGATCACGGATTTTAATATCGCTGCGGCGAGTTCGTCCACCGCCTTGGGCTGTACGGATGCAAATTTTTCACCGGATACAAACGTATCCGAATTAGCCGCGGGTGGAGTTCAGACAAATTATATCGGAAGCGATGTTCTCAACAAATGGTTTCATTATAGTCTTGCATTTTTACAACCTAATCATAGGATTTTTGTCATCCGATCCAATACCGGAAACGAATACTACATTTTCCAAGTTACCGGATATTACAGCCCCGAAGGCACTTCCGCATATCCAACCGTAAGATGGAAACAAATCCCCTATTAA
- a CDS encoding MBOAT family protein, with translation MLFNSLHFLFFFPIVLILNHLLKGKIQRIFLLGASFYFYMSWRKEFILLLLYSIVIDYFASLQIGAAAPGSKKRKVWLIVSLITNLGLLAYFKYTNFLLGVVNDLTPIAGFKFAYYDIVLPVGISFYTFQSLSYTIDVYRGQIEAKKSFIDFALYVSFFPQLVAGPIVRAQTFFRDLDLPLPVRKIDIEIAFCQILIGFTRKIVFADNLAKVVDSTFANYATLNPIEIWTGALAFGWQIYFDFAGYTDIAIGVARLFGYKFDPNFNFPMVAKNITEHWSRWHISFSTWIRDYIFIPLGGSRGSQFLIYRNIFITWFFAGVWHGAAYHYIGWGVWQGIMILGNREYGRTRIAAFLNEKGGRIYDIAARVFTMFCLTFGFIMFRAESMEKAIPMMKALVFWVPGGFSSVKGYSNYYYGILLLICFAASYLFAKNNIEKIVGSRWKFILFFLANVFMLLVFGITESQSFLYFAF, from the coding sequence ATGCTCTTTAACTCACTGCATTTTCTATTCTTTTTTCCGATCGTTCTCATATTAAATCATCTGCTAAAGGGCAAGATCCAGAGGATCTTTCTTCTCGGCGCGAGTTTTTACTTTTATATGTCTTGGAGAAAAGAGTTCATTCTTCTTTTACTCTATTCGATTGTTATCGATTACTTTGCCTCGCTTCAAATCGGAGCCGCCGCGCCGGGTTCTAAAAAAAGAAAAGTTTGGTTGATCGTTTCGTTGATCACAAACCTGGGTTTGCTTGCTTACTTTAAATATACAAATTTTCTTTTGGGTGTGGTAAACGATCTGACCCCGATCGCGGGTTTTAAGTTTGCTTATTACGATATCGTTCTTCCGGTTGGAATTTCATTTTATACCTTTCAATCTTTGAGTTATACGATCGACGTTTATCGCGGACAGATCGAGGCTAAAAAATCGTTTATCGATTTTGCTCTTTACGTTTCTTTCTTTCCTCAATTGGTTGCGGGACCGATCGTTCGGGCTCAAACTTTCTTTCGGGATCTGGATCTTCCTCTCCCGGTCCGAAAGATCGATATTGAAATCGCGTTTTGTCAGATTTTGATCGGTTTTACGAGAAAAATCGTATTTGCGGACAATCTCGCCAAAGTTGTGGATTCCACATTTGCAAATTACGCTACGCTAAATCCGATCGAAATATGGACGGGGGCTCTTGCGTTTGGTTGGCAGATCTATTTCGATTTTGCGGGTTATACGGACATCGCGATCGGAGTGGCTCGTTTATTCGGTTATAAATTTGACCCGAACTTTAATTTTCCGATGGTCGCGAAGAATATCACGGAACACTGGTCCCGTTGGCATATCTCATTCTCTACTTGGATTCGTGATTATATCTTTATTCCTCTCGGAGGTTCCAGAGGGTCTCAGTTTTTGATTTATAGAAACATCTTTATCACCTGGTTTTTTGCGGGAGTTTGGCACGGAGCCGCGTATCACTATATTGGCTGGGGAGTTTGGCAGGGAATTATGATTCTCGGAAATCGGGAATACGGAAGGACAAGGATTGCCGCCTTTTTAAATGAAAAAGGAGGAAGAATCTACGACATCGCTGCCCGCGTGTTTACGATGTTTTGCCTAACGTTTGGATTTATCATGTTCCGTGCCGAGAGTATGGAAAAAGCGATTCCTATGATGAAGGCTCTCGTATTTTGGGTTCCGGGCGGATTTTCCTCCGTAAAAGGATATTCCAATTATTATTACGGGATTTTACTTTTGATTTGTTTTGCTGCGTCGTATTTGTTCGCAAAAAACAATATCGAGAAGATCGTGGGAAGTAGATGGAAGTTCATCCTATTCTTTCTTGCCAACGTTTTTATGCTTTTGGTTTTTGGAATCACCGAAAGTCAGAGCTTTCTCTACTTTGCATTTTAG
- a CDS encoding glycosyltransferase family 4 protein: protein MTIQKNELKYKPRVGVDVRPLAYGITGNSRYLAEVLRRLISNESPLEYYLYSNKPIHTVFYDILSNSNSRFFLTGKLPGVAWLNWTIPGRIKKDRLDLFWGTLQLLPLSCGGALTAVNYHDLNFRSAPETMTTANYWQHRILSPRTLNKADLVFCLSENTRTDILKFRSDLDPKLKVVYPGVESFPELREPLQKLPENFLFTIGTLEPRKNLGTLVEAYRKIKRQDSFYPFPLVIAGRLGWKSEGLTQLLKEGSLESEGIFFVENPSDEALAWLYQKCSSFVFPSLHEGFGLPLLEALREGKLCIASDIPVFHEILERGVDLFADPLNVDSWVFAFAALKQKKLGRPVAWNASEWTWDQTAKKIEDGLIDLWKHRKEHQNQRV from the coding sequence ATGACGATTCAAAAAAACGAACTCAAATACAAACCGAGGGTGGGTGTGGACGTTCGTCCCCTCGCCTACGGGATCACCGGAAATTCGCGATATCTTGCGGAAGTTCTCCGAAGATTGATCTCCAACGAGTCTCCGTTGGAATACTATCTCTATTCCAACAAACCGATTCATACAGTATTTTATGATATTCTTTCAAACTCCAACTCTAGATTTTTTTTGACCGGAAAACTTCCGGGAGTCGCCTGGTTGAACTGGACGATTCCGGGAAGAATTAAAAAAGATCGATTGGATCTTTTTTGGGGAACACTTCAGTTGCTACCTTTGTCCTGCGGAGGGGCTTTGACCGCGGTCAACTATCACGATCTCAACTTTCGTTCCGCACCCGAAACGATGACAACCGCCAACTACTGGCAGCATCGCATTTTATCTCCGAGAACCTTGAACAAAGCGGATCTCGTATTTTGTCTTTCTGAAAATACGCGCACCGATATTTTAAAATTCAGATCCGACTTGGATCCAAAATTGAAAGTGGTTTATCCGGGAGTGGAATCGTTTCCCGAACTTCGAGAGCCTCTACAAAAACTTCCGGAAAATTTTCTGTTTACGATCGGAACCCTCGAACCTCGGAAGAATTTAGGAACTCTCGTTGAAGCGTATCGGAAGATAAAACGACAGGATTCTTTCTATCCGTTTCCTCTTGTCATCGCGGGACGTTTGGGTTGGAAATCGGAAGGATTGACCCAACTTCTCAAAGAAGGAAGTTTAGAATCGGAAGGAATCTTTTTTGTGGAGAATCCTTCGGACGAAGCGCTTGCCTGGCTGTATCAAAAGTGTTCCTCATTCGTTTTTCCATCGCTTCACGAAGGTTTCGGTCTTCCTCTTTTGGAGGCGCTTCGAGAAGGAAAACTTTGTATCGCCTCGGACATTCCTGTTTTTCATGAGATCTTGGAACGAGGTGTAGATTTGTTTGCGGATCCGCTCAACGTGGATTCTTGGGTATTTGCGTTTGCAGCTCTCAAACAAAAAAAATTGGGAAGACCCGTCGCTTGGAATGCTTCCGAATGGACCTGGGATCAAACCGCAAAAAAGATAGAAGATGGCCTGATCGATCTCTGGAAACATAGAAAGGAGCATCAGAACCAAAGAGTATGA
- a CDS encoding S16 family serine protease has translation MIKRINSSQAETKLHAGKQKFKNGLPDFLAFHRDALSSLPKALDNPGIFSNILITGPGLESDLTLLQEYISGLKKNSKVICDPHPGFLTLAGFPGNSEYRPGTMAEADGGYLLLPMRALVEDPNLYYLVKGVLQTGRIDFLTLPEMTGSKEMNRFHPSVNTRFRLILAGEEGEVDFISGVDPNFYDSFSFKIHLPYEAVMKTKNNLQLFGGLIHSWEKPGYPTFDPSAVDALLEIALRWNDSKTRLSLSFAELRTFVGELLVLFKKEKKTISRAQVESAPELIEKRIAVHKKRYLESVKEGLTSIQLKGKKTGRINGLSVILLHSSLSDFGQVNQVSARVALGSGNFINIEREVNLSGDLHDKGVFILQSYIKGMFSHIQSFGLDASILFEQNYSPIDGDSASCAELLAILSALSGIEIPCNIAVTGALSQYGEILPVGSVNTKIPAWYDVIQIAGNPKNKYKIYIPTANLRDLNLPTHIRKSMDKGKFQIFTCSHVEELIPEVFGIPAGKFGKNGKYPQGSLFHIIEERIDRKKEEEHE, from the coding sequence GTGATTAAAAGAATAAATTCCAGCCAAGCAGAAACAAAACTTCACGCAGGAAAACAAAAATTCAAAAACGGTCTTCCCGATTTTTTGGCATTTCACAGAGACGCACTCAGTTCTCTTCCCAAGGCTTTGGATAATCCCGGAATTTTCTCGAACATTCTGATCACGGGTCCTGGATTGGAATCCGATCTCACTTTGCTCCAAGAATATATTTCCGGACTTAAAAAAAATAGTAAGGTAATCTGCGACCCGCATCCAGGATTTTTAACTCTCGCGGGATTTCCGGGAAACTCGGAATACCGTCCCGGCACGATGGCCGAAGCGGACGGAGGCTATCTATTACTTCCGATGCGCGCTCTCGTGGAAGATCCGAACTTATACTATTTGGTCAAAGGCGTTCTTCAAACCGGGAGAATCGACTTTTTGACACTTCCGGAAATGACCGGTTCCAAGGAAATGAACCGATTTCATCCTTCCGTCAATACTCGTTTTCGACTTATTCTCGCAGGTGAAGAAGGAGAAGTGGATTTTATTTCCGGAGTCGATCCAAATTTTTATGACAGTTTTTCTTTTAAGATTCATCTTCCTTACGAAGCGGTCATGAAGACAAAAAACAATCTTCAACTTTTTGGCGGACTCATCCATTCCTGGGAGAAACCCGGATATCCCACATTTGATCCTTCCGCTGTGGACGCGTTACTCGAAATCGCTCTTCGATGGAATGATAGTAAGACAAGACTTTCCTTATCCTTTGCGGAACTCAGAACCTTTGTGGGAGAGCTTTTGGTTCTTTTCAAAAAGGAGAAAAAAACGATCTCACGCGCCCAAGTGGAATCGGCTCCGGAACTCATCGAAAAAAGAATCGCAGTTCACAAAAAAAGATATCTTGAAAGTGTGAAGGAGGGGCTGACTTCGATTCAACTCAAGGGTAAAAAGACGGGACGGATCAACGGTCTTTCAGTGATCTTACTCCATTCTTCCTTATCCGATTTCGGCCAGGTCAATCAAGTGTCCGCCAGAGTCGCGCTCGGTTCCGGAAATTTTATCAATATCGAAAGAGAGGTAAATCTTTCCGGGGATCTTCACGATAAAGGAGTATTTATATTACAATCTTATATTAAAGGAATGTTCTCTCACATTCAATCCTTCGGATTGGATGCCTCGATCTTGTTCGAACAAAACTATTCCCCCATCGATGGGGACTCCGCAAGTTGCGCGGAACTTTTGGCGATCCTTTCCGCGTTATCCGGTATCGAGATCCCTTGTAATATCGCGGTCACAGGCGCGCTTTCTCAGTATGGGGAAATTCTTCCGGTCGGCTCGGTAAATACGAAAATTCCGGCGTGGTATGACGTAATCCAAATCGCCGGGAATCCCAAAAATAAGTATAAAATTTATATTCCCACTGCAAATTTGAGAGATCTCAACTTACCGACTCATATCCGTAAATCAATGGATAAGGGTAAATTTCAGATTTTTACCTGTTCGCATGTGGAAGAACTCATTCCAGAAGTTTTTGGAATTCCCGCAGGAAAATTTGGGAAAAACGGAAAATATCCTCAGGGCAGCCTATTTCATATAATAGAAGAACGAATCGATCGAAAAAAAGAAGAGGAACACGAATAG